The DNA window GAGTGTGAAGAACGGACCAGATGGGTCCAACAGTGCTGGGTCAAGGCGAGGAGGGGGCAGCCGGAAGCGCGCGCATGCTCTGGACTCGTGCACCCGCCGAAACGGGTGCGCACGGGGCGCGcgggggtgaggggtgaggggtgaggggtgtgaggggtgaggggtgaggggcgAGAGGGACGGGAGCCGGGTAGGGGCAGCCCTTTCCCAGGCGGTAGTGGGGGCGGTAGTGCTGTTGCCCTTTTAAGCTGCGGCTTGACGGGAGCAGCGCCTCCTGTCGGTGGAGTCTGTTACAAGGGGAGCAGCCGCCCAGGCCGCCACACAGCTCCCCGCAGAGGCCTCGGTGCCCCTTGCCATTTTCCAGCCCTACTCCGACTAGAGTGGAGGCAGCGGGGAGAGGCGGAGCCGCGAGAGCGCCGCCGAGAGGTCCCGCGGGTGGTCGCGGCCATGACAGCGGCTCCCGACCGGCTCACCTTCCGCACCCCTCCCGCCAGAGGTGAGAGTAAAATGTCCGTGTGAGGGTTCAAGGCCAAGCTGAAGTTGCTGGCCTCTATCTTCCACAAGAACCAGGAGCCGCCGCCGCAGCTCAGGCTCCACTGCAACATCACGGTGAGGCGCCCAGTGACGGCCTCACGGGGCAGGGCGAGGGCGGAGAGGAGGCGCCCAGAGTCCCGGGACAGAGGGGAGCCTGCCCGGAAGAGGCCCCAGTTCCCCGGGCGGGGCGAGCGCGCCCCTTTCTCCCGCGACTGGCCCGCCCCGCTGCGTGAGGCTTgggtgggcggggtgggggggcgcGTCTCTCTGGCTCCTTGCACGGGGCTGGCTTGGGGGCTGCCAGCACCTCTCGCCCCAGTCGCCGCGCCCCGAGGTGGGAGCCCGCGTCGCCCGCAGCCCTTTCGGGGCCCATGATCGCCCTCAGTCGGCCAGCCTGCTCCCCGGGACCGCGACGGGGCGTGGCAGGGCGGCTCCGGCTGTTGTTTGAGCCCAGGCGGGGAAGGGGAAAGGCCTTTAAGATTTTCGGTTTTTTGGCCGGGCTTAgtgctcattcctgtaattccggcactttgggagactgaggcagctggatcgcctgaggtcaggagttctagaccagcctggccaacatggtaaaaccctgtctctacgaacaatacaaaacttagccgggtatggtggcaggcgcttgttgagatggagtctcactctgtcgcccaggctggagtgcagtggggcgatctcggcttactgcagcctccgtctcttGACAGgccatgggttcaagcgattctcctgcctcagcctcccgagtagctgggattacaggtgcctgacaccacgcctggctaacttttgtgttgtttagtagagactgggtttcaccatgttggccaggctggtctcgcactcctgacttcaaatgacccatctctgcctcccaaagttctgggattacaggcctgagccaccgcgcccggatcCAAGGCCCTTAAGCTTAAACGCCTCATTCTTCAGTCAGGTTTTCCTTGTTCCCGCATGTGCGTGTTCAGCCAATCGTTTTTAAGGAGAAACTAACAATGAAAACGGACTCGTGGATGGAGGAAAAGTTGGAATGCAGCCTCTGGTGCTGTTTGAGCGATCCCTCTCCCCCGGACAGCTGCTGTGTTCTGGAAAGGCGCATTGTACCGTGGATGCAGCAAGTAAGAGTCATGTCCAGGTGCTCTGCCCGCTTTTCCTTTCAGGCTTCTGTATCAGCTGTTTTTCCCCTGTAGAATGTGCCCCTGACAGCCACCCCCTAACCCTACCCAATTTGTCTTTACGCGTCTGACCATCAAGGCTGTCCTGGGTCATATTTAGTTGATGCTGAtatttccccttcctcccctctttaGTCCtcactatttttgctttggtcatGTTATGCTGTATTCTGTAAggcttaaaaacaatttttatggtGGCAGGGGagaatgttttataattatgCTTTGTGCTTTTTATCTtccactcaataaatgcttggtaAGTATTTGTTTTATTGAATGTATGACCCTATTCTAGCTATATTGTGCTTGAACAAAAATCTTCACTGCCTTGTAAGTTAACTGCTAAGAATTTGTCCCAAGTGCAGACATAACATCAAGAACTTGTCATGGAGAGTCCAAAAAGGTCTCTAAGGGCTTGATGGAAGTCTGTAAATTGACTTCCTATGAAAGAGAGTGTAAGAAGTGAAAATGTAAAGCATGACTGGAGAGCCAGAGTGATGAAGCCAGGGTCCCTTTCTCCAGATCCTTTGTAACAGTGTTATGTGATCTCTTCTAGAACATCGTTCTGAAAGATAATGCCGACTCAGAACCTAGGAAACCATCCAGTGGGTTTCTGCAGCTTAGGTGGTTCAAATCCTCATCGGCACCTTtgttttctctgcctcagtttgcTTACAGTGATGTTCTCAGTAGCTGTAATTGCTGTCTGTCTTTGAATACTTAAGCATTTTTTTTAGATGACAGGGatatatgtgcatttttattttaccaagtgTTAGAATTTTTACTCTGCTTTTGTGGGCTCTGGGTTAGCTGCTTGGTTGTAAAATGATTAGCAGGGAAAgccgtgtgcctgtgtgtgtgtacgtgtgtattttaagtttcttttgttGTCACAGGACTtcgaattttattttatatggtaATTCTGCCAATTTATTCTCCACCCCACATTTATTGAACAGCAAAATATGAAAGTAATGTGTCCCATAAGCAGCCTTCAGAAGAATTACAACTGCTGtatatctgaaattttttttttcttttttttttctttggagatggagtctcactctatcacccaggccggagtacagtcgtgcgatcttggctcactggaacctctgccgcccatgttcaagcgattctcctgcctcagcctcctgagtagctgggattacaggcacctgccaccgcacctggctaatttttgtagttttagtagagacagatttcaccatgttggccaggctggtcttgaattcctgacctcgtgatctgcctgcctcggccttccaaagtgctgggattacaggcgtcagctaccgtgcccggctgaaCTTTCCAGAAGAAGTTTGTGCatcagttttcaaaaaattatgaTATCAAAAATAGCTGTGCCCTACATTTGGAAAGATACAAAAACTGAGCATACTGGCAGGCAGTTTTGCTTGCTGGTGCTTGAGATAGAGGCACATATTGGTCTCAGTGGatttatggagaaaaatagatacagaaagttatttctaaataagaCCAAAAAATCCTTTTCTTAAGCAGTGACAGGTAAAGAGGCTGTCTTGGCTAACCTTGAATTGTGTTGCCCTTGATTGAGACAGTTTTATGGTGGGGATGGTAGTGGTGATAAACTTGTTGGAAATTTGTCTGCTTATAGTAACCTTTGTGGTAGCTGTCACAGACAACTTCATCCTCACAGGCCTTGAAATTAGTAAAAAACTAGCAGAATGGAGGAGaaacaaaggacttgaataatcAGATGCTTAGATAATTGTTCTGTGTTTTCATAAccagtgaaaaagagaaaagagcagtATTAGAAGCACTTACACATTCTATGTAAGGAACACTGCCTGAATTTATATTGCAATTTTTGAGCACAATTCACTGTTTAAAAACAGGCATATTGTaggtaatattttaaagacaaatagaaaatttatcttttcaagatGGATCTAAAGCTTAACcttatcaaaattacaaaatttaaaacatgtgattgaaaaatattaatgcatAGGTTTAAATATCGGTCATTCTAGATGTCTTTCAAAATAGATTGTCTCTTAAATATTAAACTGAACAAACTTTGAACATGTTGTAGAGTTTGTGCTGAAGGTTAAATTTCCTGGGGTGATGGGTATTTTATAATATGGAAAACAAAACcttcttattttaagaagtttagAAAACTTTTAGGCAAAACTAGAAAATGGTACCTATATAATTCTACCACTCAGAAGGTGCCACTGTGAGAAATTTGTATCTTTCCAGTCATCTGCTCATCTCTTTTCTCCTATGCTTGTATATGTTTCCTCTCCCTTAAAAATCAGATATTTGTTTGTAATCTGCTTTTTCACTCAGCAGTATTGTAGATCCATGTTATAACTTGCTCCTCTGCATTGCCTTCAGTTATTGTGTGCTTTCTGTTGGATGACTGTCCCATGTAGTCAGTCATGTTTTCTGGTACTGAATACataggggtatgtgtgtgtgcatgcgcgtgtgtgtgcgtatttttttctaacttaactAATGCTTTAGACATCAATAGGTAGACCTAAATCCTTGAAACCTTCCACGTGGTGGCTTTCAGTTCTCATTGCTGAATTTGTTTCCAGAGATGGAAGAAATTATATTGTATgggaactttttcttctttttctttctttctttttttttttttttgagatgaagtcttgttcttgtcgcccaggcaggaatgcaatggcgtgatctcagctcactgcaacctccacctcctaggttcaagcaattctcttgcctcagcctcccaagtagctgagattacaggcgcatgccaccatgcctggctaatttttgtatttttagtagagacggagtttcaccatgttggccaggctggtcttgaactccggacctcaggtgatttggccacctcagcctcccaaagtgttgggattacaggtgtgagccactgtgcccagacttttTTCATCTCAGTACCAGCTTTTATTTATCAGATTGGTAAAAATGTTAGAAAGTGTGCAATGAAATGGGCATTCTTACAGTCAtgacaaaaaatataattatctttgACTACTTTCTAGAAAGTAGTTTGGCTTTCTAGAAACTTGTTTGAATTCTCCTTGTTTAGGCCCTGCTGTTTTCTTAGAGTGAAGTGAGGAGAACCTACATGGGTGTGGTAGTCATgggagtggaatgaaatgtgaAAGCTCATTGGAGGAAGAATCAAAATGGCTTGGTCTTCATCGTCAACTATTAAGTGAGGAGGAGGAATTATTGCCTGACTTAGGAAGAACgaaaaaatgtgaaataccaATAAAACACCAGGCTTGCAATTTTAGTCAGGGTAAAGCTTAAGCATTATGTGATTCTAGATAgattattgagcagttttgttccatttattttatatcccGTATCTTTGAGCTATGATcctattctttatttcttgacatacccaaacattttttaaactattgtgATACAGCTTTTATATGATAAGCCTCACCCtttgaagtgtacagttcagtggtttttagtatactcaGAGTTATGCAGCCATTACCACTACCTCATTTCAGAACCTTTTCTtctccccaaaaagaaaccccgtacccattagcagtcactctctgTACTCATCTCCCCCACCGTTGATCCTGGCAACCTCTGATCTAATTTCtatctctgtagatttgcctatcctggacatttcatataaatagaatcatacaaaatGTGGCATTTTGTGACTGACTTTTCTTTGAAGTGATTATAAAGCAAATGCCTGAAGAGGCTAAGCTTAGGATAGTGTTTGCTGTACAGCTTTgacaactgaattttttttaagttgaaaatattactGTGTCTGTATATGTGGCATATTATCCTTAGATGACCCTTACTtcaattattagaatttttttccctaGTATTCTTGAACTGTCTCAATATTCAGTAGGAACCCCCCTTTGGAGACAAAGAGCAGTAAGAATTTGGAACACATATTGACAAAATGAATGTCATTTAATACAGTAGCAGAGTCGACTACTTTTTGGTGTCAACGCTGCCGAAAGCGTATGTTAAGGAAAAGTTTACTTATCTTACTTACCTAGTGAAGGTATTAGAACTACTTCTGTCTTCTGTTTagatttcaacaaacatttgcatAGGTATTATGTGGTCGTACAAACGTACTGTCTTTTGACCTGAAAATGCAAAAACTTCCTTTCTTCCCACTTTCTGAGACTCTGCAACCTTAAAGGAAGAGTGGGGTACTTTAAAGGAAAGGTGGTGATGGTTGGATAATGGGTAACAATGTCTACCATATAGTTCCTTTTCCCAAAACAAGTTCCTGTCTACCATCAGCATCTCCAAAATTTGAAGATCAagtgtggtggtttttttttgtttttttgagacggggtctcgctctttcgcccagcccggatcggctcacggcaagctccgcctccgcctcccgggttcacgccattctcctgcctcagcccccgagtggctgggactacaggcgcccgccactgggcccggctaattttttgtgtttttagtagagacggggtttcaccgtgttaaccaggatggtctggatctcctgacctcgtgatccgcccgcctcggcctcccaaagtgctgggattacaggcgtgagccaccgcgcccgacctcaAGTGTGGTGTTAACTCATTAACTAATGACTAGACTTTGAGCAGCTGTGGAACCAAAATCTAAGTGAGTGCCTGGATGTTCTAATTCTATTAAATCAATGAGTGCACATTATATACAATACTCTCTTAGCCCAGTGGCAGATTTAAGGAGTGAGAGATTTCTGTGTTTCAGAAATCAaatacacaaagaataaaaatttttaatcccATGATTCTTTATCTGAGTTTAAATTTTTGGAgagtttttcttttagattttcttttccttccattaaACTTTCACTTTGAAAGTTCCCAGGGTTTGGGCAAAGCAAGTGGGACACTTGCTTGGA is part of the Nomascus leucogenys isolate Asia chromosome 17, Asia_NLE_v1, whole genome shotgun sequence genome and encodes:
- the LOC101178885 gene encoding putative ubiquitin-conjugating enzyme E2Q2-like protein, whose protein sequence is MTAAPDRLTFRTPPARVRFSLFPHVRVQPIVFKEKLTMKTDSWMEEKLECSLWCCLSDPSPPDSCCVLERRIVPWMQQG